AAGCGCCTCGTGGCGGCCTACTCGAGCTGAGCCGTTCCTGGCTGCCGCCCGCCCCCGGCGCAGGCTCGCCCGCGCCTGAGCCTGCCTTCTGTCCCGCGGCCTGGGATAGACTCCATGGCGATGGAGTTGCGTGGCGCCGTGGTTGTCGCCGGCGGGGACGGGACGCTGTTCCATCTCCTCTGCCGCCTGCCGCCGCCCTGGCCTTCCGTCGTGCTCGTCCCCAACGGGCGGGGCAACGCCCTGGCGCGCGACATCGGACGGGGCCGCGAAGCCTGCATCGACGCCATGCGCGTCCGCGCCGCGCGCGCCGCAGGCGGCATGATGGAGTGTTTCGCCTTCTCCTCCGTCGGTCTCGGTTACCCGGCCGATGTGACCCGCCGCGCCATGCCGCTGCGATGGATGCGGCGGCTGAGCTACGCTTGCGCCTCTGTCTTCACGCGGCCGCGGTGGAGCGAGTACGGGATCTCGCTCGACGGAGAGCCGCCCCGGCGCGTCCGGCTCCGCGGCGTGCTGGTGAACAATACGCGCTACACCGGCGGCTTCGAGGCGCTGCCCCGGGCTTCAAGCTCCGACGGCGAAGTGGAGTGCCTGGAACTGACCGCCGGATACGTCCCTCAGATGGCGCACAATCTTTCGGCGATCAGCGGCCTGCACTGCTACGCGCCCGTGCGCGTGCGCCGGATCCGCCGCGCCCGCATCCAGCCGGCTGCGCCCATGCAGCTGATGATCGATGGCGAGGTGCTCGAGGAGGTCGAGCGGCTCGAACTCGAGGTCGTGCCCCGCGCCCTGAAGATCCGGATCGCCGGAGCGCTGCGGGATGAAGGGCTATCTGCCGCGGTCCGCTGACTCGAGCGCGAATGCCACGATCGTCTGTCCCGACACGCCGGTCGCGCGCTCCGCTTCCTCAAGGGCCAGAGCCTCGACGCCGTCCGGATCGAAGTCCACCTGGCAGGCCTCGATCTGCTCCGGCGTAGCGCCCTGATAGCAGAGCTCGCAGTGGCCAAGCACGTCGCCCGCAGCACGGACGGCGGGGCCGAACACGCGGCAGGTGATCGGGCGGGAGTCATAGAGGTCGCAGGCGCCTGTCTCCGGGTCGAGCGCGGGACACGGATCATCGCCGACGCGGTCGTGGAAGCGCTCTTCTGCGGCTTCGTCTCCCGAAAACAGGCCGCTGTCCGGATCGCCCGGGAAAACGGGGCGGTAACGCTCCGCCGCCTGGCGGGCGCGCTCCAGCACGCGCGCGGCGCGCTCCGGGTCGGATGCATTCAGGCGTTTCCAGCCCTCGCGGAGCCGGATCGCATCCAGCTGCGTGATGGAGAACGTGCCGATGCAGCACTGCGTGCAGCCGATCCGGCAGGCGAGCCAGGAGCCGCTGCGCCGCGCCGCCTCCGCCATCGCCTGATCGACGATGCGGACGAGCGTGCGGTCCGCGGCGCGGAGTCTCTCCAGTGCGTCCTTCATTGCGCCGCCTTCCTGCGCAGGGCTTCGCGGTAGGCTTCGACGAGCCTCTCCGCCATCGCGCGCGCGTCGTGGTTCCGCTCGACGTGTTCGCGGGCGCGCCGGGCCATCGCCGCTGCATCTTCGGGACGCCGGAACAATTCAACGATCTTCTGTGCGAACTCCTCCGGACGGTCCGCCAGCCGGCAGACCTGGCCGTCTTCGCTGGCGAGTCCCTCCGCGCCCAGGCGCGTCGAGACGCAGGGAATGCCTGCCGCGAACGCCTCGAGCAGTTTCACGCGGACTCCCGATCCGCTGAGAATGGGGCAGGCGAAGACGGCGTAGCGCCCGAGCGGCTCGCGCACGTCCTCCACGAATCCGACCACGCGCACGGCCCCGCCCAGATCCGGCAGCGTGTGATCCTCCGGGGCTCCGGCGCCAACGACGTAGAGCCGCGCGCGGGGCTCTGCGCG
This DNA window, taken from Bryobacteraceae bacterium, encodes the following:
- a CDS encoding diacylglycerol kinase, with translation MAMELRGAVVVAGGDGTLFHLLCRLPPPWPSVVLVPNGRGNALARDIGRGREACIDAMRVRAARAAGGMMECFAFSSVGLGYPADVTRRAMPLRWMRRLSYACASVFTRPRWSEYGISLDGEPPRRVRLRGVLVNNTRYTGGFEALPRASSSDGEVECLELTAGYVPQMAHNLSAISGLHCYAPVRVRRIRRARIQPAAPMQLMIDGEVLEEVERLELEVVPRALKIRIAGALRDEGLSAAVR